The following are from one region of the Vitis riparia cultivar Riparia Gloire de Montpellier isolate 1030 chromosome 9, EGFV_Vit.rip_1.0, whole genome shotgun sequence genome:
- the LOC117922520 gene encoding dnaJ homolog subfamily B member 6-A-like isoform X1 codes for MAAGEEKSNDFYAVLGLKKECTASELRNAYKRLALMWHPDRCSSSGNSKFVEEAKKKFQAIQEAYSVLSDANKRFLYDVGAYDSDDDENGMGDFLNEMAVMMSQTKSNENGKESFEELQELFEDMFQRDVDAFNSASHHPMNSFPSSTSTPSYCESSNANNKRNSGDMGSGRMMSAGESSAFDSHFQSFCFGAARQGDFRRGKGARGGIPGGANGRRRRTGRKQKVSSGHDVSSNDYYSHVYT; via the exons ATGGCCGCCGGAGAAGAGAAGAGCAATGATTTTTATGCCGTTCTAGGGTTGAAAAAGGAATGCACCGCCTCCGAGCTCAGAAATGCGTACAAGAGGCTTGCCCTG ATGTGGCACCCAGATCGTTGCTCCTCGTCGGGAAACTCGAAATTCGTGGAAGAAGCGAAGAAGAAATTTCAGGCCATACAAGAAGCCTATTCAG TTCTCTCTGATGCGAATAAAAGGTTTCTGTACGACGTTGGAGCCTACGACAGCGATGATGACGAAAAC GGAATGGGGGATTTTTTGAATGAGATGGCGGTTATGATGAGCCAAACCAAGTCCAAT GAAAATGGGAAGGAGAGCTTTGAGGAGTTGCAGGAGCTCTTTGAGGATATGTTCCAAAGGGATGTCGACGCATTCAACTCTGCCTCTCATCACCCCATGAACTCTTTCCCCAGTTCTACTTCCACTCCTTCCTACTGCGAAAGCTCCAATGCCAACAACAAGCGGAATTCGGGCGATATGGGCTCTGGAAGGATGATGAGTGCAGGGGAGTCCTCTGCTTTTGATTCCCACTTTCAGAGCTTCTGCTTTGGG GCGGCACGCCAGGGAGATTTCAGGAGGGGGAAAGGAGCAAGAGGAGGAATTCCAGGAGGAGCCAACGGTAGACGAAGAAGAACGGGTAGAAAGCAAAAGGTTTCATCTGGCCATGATGTCTCCTCCAATGACTACTACTCTCATGTTTATACTTAA
- the LOC117922520 gene encoding dnaJ homolog subfamily B member 6-like isoform X2 produces MAAGEEKSNDFYAVLGLKKECTASELRNAYKRLALMWHPDRCSSSGNSKFVEEAKKKFQAIQEAYSVLSDANKRFLYDVGAYDSDDDENGMGDFLNEMAVMMSQTKSNENGKESFEELQELFEDMFQRDVDAFNSASHHPMNSFPSSTSTPSYCESSNANNKRNSGDMGSGRMMSAGESSAFDSHFQSFCFGTGGTPGRFQEGERSKRRNSRRSQR; encoded by the exons ATGGCCGCCGGAGAAGAGAAGAGCAATGATTTTTATGCCGTTCTAGGGTTGAAAAAGGAATGCACCGCCTCCGAGCTCAGAAATGCGTACAAGAGGCTTGCCCTG ATGTGGCACCCAGATCGTTGCTCCTCGTCGGGAAACTCGAAATTCGTGGAAGAAGCGAAGAAGAAATTTCAGGCCATACAAGAAGCCTATTCAG TTCTCTCTGATGCGAATAAAAGGTTTCTGTACGACGTTGGAGCCTACGACAGCGATGATGACGAAAAC GGAATGGGGGATTTTTTGAATGAGATGGCGGTTATGATGAGCCAAACCAAGTCCAAT GAAAATGGGAAGGAGAGCTTTGAGGAGTTGCAGGAGCTCTTTGAGGATATGTTCCAAAGGGATGTCGACGCATTCAACTCTGCCTCTCATCACCCCATGAACTCTTTCCCCAGTTCTACTTCCACTCCTTCCTACTGCGAAAGCTCCAATGCCAACAACAAGCGGAATTCGGGCGATATGGGCTCTGGAAGGATGATGAGTGCAGGGGAGTCCTCTGCTTTTGATTCCCACTTTCAGAGCTTCTGCTTTGGG ACAGGCGGCACGCCAGGGAGATTTCAGGAGGGGGAAAGGAGCAAGAGGAGGAATTCCAGGAGGAGCCAACGGTAG